Proteins encoded by one window of Candidatus Nezhaarchaeota archaeon:
- a CDS encoding CoA ester lyase, which yields MIIRSLLFVPANNWRMILRATREMEDAVILDLEDAVPVSEKETGRIFARDSLPLFKEQGIVTIVRVNSLGIGFTSEDLKYVVCGNLDGVMLPKAESKEDIIQLERLLTKEEEVKGLPQGSIFIMPLIESPKGILNLNEIALASKRVAALGFGAADFLRELGGGFAVTRISPEEYFPMLLYPRATISIVARAIGIPAIDTPFFGSLIDIEGLRREAERVKLLGFSGKMVIHPRHIAPVNEVFSPSKEDVEYAKRVIEAYREAEAKGLGATSLEGRMIDYAMYLMGKSLLAKFEAISERERKKIRT from the coding sequence ATGATCATTAGATCACTCCTCTTCGTCCCTGCCAACAATTGGAGGATGATTTTGAGAGCCACTAGAGAAATGGAAGACGCTGTTATACTAGACTTAGAGGATGCTGTACCAGTTAGTGAGAAAGAAACGGGTAGGATATTCGCAAGAGATAGCCTCCCACTCTTTAAGGAGCAGGGGATAGTGACTATCGTTAGGGTTAACTCTCTTGGAATAGGGTTTACATCCGAAGATCTAAAGTATGTAGTTTGTGGTAACCTCGATGGGGTGATGTTACCTAAAGCAGAATCGAAGGAGGACATTATTCAACTTGAAAGGCTTCTAACTAAGGAGGAGGAGGTGAAGGGATTACCTCAGGGGAGCATATTCATCATGCCACTTATAGAATCTCCGAAAGGCATCCTAAATCTAAATGAGATTGCTTTAGCTAGTAAGCGAGTAGCAGCATTAGGTTTTGGTGCTGCAGACTTCTTGAGAGAGCTCGGAGGTGGATTTGCAGTAACGAGAATTTCTCCAGAAGAGTACTTTCCAATGCTACTCTACCCACGCGCAACGATCTCCATAGTGGCTAGAGCTATTGGGATACCAGCCATCGACACGCCTTTCTTCGGCTCGCTAATAGACATTGAGGGGCTACGTAGAGAAGCTGAGAGAGTTAAGTTGCTTGGATTTAGTGGTAAAATGGTGATACACCCTCGACACATAGCCCCAGTTAATGAGGTGTTCTCACCATCAAAGGAGGATGTCGAGTATGCTAAGAGAGTTATAGAAGCTTACAGGGAAGCTGAAGCTAAGGGTTTGGGGGCAACGTCTTTAGAAGGGAGGATGATAGACTACGCTATGTACCTCATGGGCAAGAGCCTCTTAGCAAAGTTTGAAGCGATAAGTGAAAGAGAGAGGAAGAAAATAAGAACTTAA
- a CDS encoding metallophosphoesterase — protein MGFKLLEDVEVVVDFPGLYLRDVEALVIADLHIGYEHALQKQGIYIPKSTYSKTKMLINDMICEVNPKKIVMLGDVKHEFGIPSDQEWIEVKDLLKWLTDLGLKVCVVRGNHDNYIISILKRYGVELHDPVMFMGRYALLHGHKLLENIPESVGVLLLGHEHPAIAIRDRFGVKKKFKCFLRGYKDNIAVIVLPAISPLASGSTLNESLKDQLLSPILRDLVDIDGFKPIIIEPRAGVYEFPELQKLRIALTQF, from the coding sequence TTGGGGTTTAAGCTCCTCGAAGATGTTGAGGTTGTAGTCGATTTTCCTGGGCTATATCTAAGAGATGTGGAGGCTCTCGTTATTGCTGACTTACACATTGGTTATGAGCATGCTTTACAGAAGCAAGGGATTTACATCCCCAAGTCGACTTACTCTAAAACGAAGATGTTGATTAACGACATGATATGTGAGGTTAACCCGAAGAAGATAGTGATGCTCGGTGATGTTAAGCACGAGTTTGGGATTCCATCTGATCAAGAGTGGATTGAAGTTAAGGATTTGTTGAAGTGGCTTACAGACTTAGGGCTCAAGGTCTGCGTGGTTAGAGGGAACCACGACAACTACATAATATCAATATTGAAGAGGTATGGAGTTGAACTCCACGATCCAGTCATGTTTATGGGTCGCTACGCCCTACTTCACGGGCATAAGTTGCTCGAGAACATTCCTGAGAGTGTTGGGGTCTTGCTCTTAGGCCACGAACATCCAGCCATAGCTATTAGAGATCGATTTGGTGTCAAGAAGAAGTTTAAGTGCTTCTTAAGAGGCTATAAGGATAACATTGCCGTGATAGTTCTTCCAGCAATCTCTCCACTAGCAAGCGGCTCAACGCTAAACGAGTCTCTGAAGGACCAACTGCTATCACCCATACTAAGGGATTTGGTTGATATCGATGGCTTCAAGCCCATAATCATTGAGCCTAGAGCTGGAGTCTACGAGTTCCCCGAACTTCAGAAGTTGAGGATCGCATTAACTCAATTTTAA
- a CDS encoding cation transporter, with translation MDLRYRLRKGRRALTISVLLSSLGVVVEGVMLSFFGSIILATDFFHWVLDTIVGVVLLFSVHYASRIGRRFPWSVMMIEITTGLMVMMVILNIYGFIFFNYINSIMTRYGVSTESLLAAVATIVGGIITLTVFVIQAKNYRRYRLEILKIDRNHALIDTVASFIATIGIATTFWSKSPAIEVFITLILIMFIIHSVVELLRDTLRVLSGSNLDHEMSDRVKSVVEGRLPDVKLKNVEARKIGSFYIVSVNAFLSPHTTILKAHLLRRRIVNIVKRVSDLIYHIDVRFYPSPEYKGFSRKSWRRTVRGLRSMG, from the coding sequence ATGGACTTAAGGTATCGCCTGAGGAAGGGGCGAAGGGCTCTCACCATTTCGGTCCTACTCAGCTCTCTTGGCGTTGTCGTCGAGGGGGTTATGCTTTCGTTCTTCGGCAGCATTATCCTTGCTACCGACTTCTTCCACTGGGTCCTAGACACCATCGTAGGCGTCGTGCTGTTATTCTCCGTACATTACGCTAGCAGGATTGGAAGGAGGTTTCCGTGGAGCGTAATGATGATTGAGATCACGACAGGCTTAATGGTCATGATGGTCATTCTCAACATTTATGGCTTCATCTTCTTTAACTACATCAATAGCATCATGACCCGGTATGGTGTATCAACAGAGTCCCTCTTAGCAGCAGTAGCTACAATTGTGGGAGGCATTATCACGTTAACAGTATTCGTGATTCAAGCCAAGAATTATCGAAGGTACCGCTTAGAAATATTGAAGATTGATCGTAACCATGCATTGATAGATACCGTAGCATCCTTCATAGCCACAATTGGGATAGCCACTACATTCTGGTCCAAAAGCCCAGCTATTGAGGTCTTCATAACATTGATCCTCATAATGTTCATAATCCACAGTGTTGTCGAGCTACTTAGAGATACGCTTAGAGTACTGTCTGGGAGCAATTTGGATCATGAGATGTCTGATAGAGTTAAAAGCGTAGTTGAAGGTAGACTGCCTGACGTTAAGCTGAAGAACGTGGAGGCTAGGAAGATTGGATCCTTTTACATAGTCTCCGTTAATGCCTTTCTTAGCCCACACACTACGATCTTAAAAGCCCACCTCTTACGTAGGAGGATCGTGAACATTGTCAAGAGAGTCTCTGACCTCATCTATCACATTGATGTGAGGTTCTATCCTTCACCTGAATATAAAGGATTTAGCAGGAAGTCGTGGAGGAGGACTGTTAGGGGTCTCAGGTCCATGGGGTGA
- a CDS encoding HDIG domain-containing protein, with protein sequence MLSRDEAFNLVTSKVKDDRYVKHMLAVEAIMRSLAERLGEDVELWGLTGLLHDLDFEETKESPNEHGLVSARLLEGRVPREVLEAIKAHNYENTGVEPREVMAKALIAADAVSGLIVACALVMPNKKLNELRVSTIEKKFRSKDFARGVDRNRIMMCEQIGLTLNEFFQLSLEALKRIAERLGL encoded by the coding sequence TTGCTGAGCAGGGATGAAGCCTTCAACTTGGTCACGAGCAAGGTCAAGGACGATAGGTACGTTAAGCACATGCTGGCTGTGGAGGCCATAATGAGGAGCTTGGCTGAGAGGCTTGGCGAGGACGTCGAGCTGTGGGGCTTAACTGGCTTGCTTCACGACCTCGACTTCGAGGAGACCAAGGAGAGCCCTAACGAGCATGGGCTAGTGTCAGCTAGGCTGCTTGAAGGCAGAGTGCCTCGCGAGGTCTTAGAGGCAATTAAGGCACACAACTACGAGAACACGGGAGTTGAGCCCCGTGAAGTAATGGCCAAGGCGTTAATAGCTGCTGACGCTGTATCTGGGCTCATAGTGGCTTGCGCCCTAGTGATGCCGAACAAGAAGCTGAATGAACTGAGGGTCAGCACAATCGAGAAGAAGTTTAGGTCGAAGGACTTCGCTCGAGGAGTGGATAGAAATCGCATAATGATGTGTGAGCAGATAGGGTTAACACTCAATGAGTTCTTTCAGTTATCCCTTGAAGCACTAAAGAGAATAGCTGAGAGGTTGGGGCTTTAA
- a CDS encoding FAD-dependent oxidoreductase has protein sequence MKIMKLFEPIEFSGIKVKNRIVMPAVELHYHTIEGGVTDRLLNFYRKRAEGGIGFAIVGVAKIEPHFFGGIAAYDDKYIPDLKKIVDVFHEHDVKCALQLWHPGRYEVPLDTNRVPVAPSPIPPPIFTKLTPRELTKGEILQIEEEFADAALRAKKAGFDAVELIGSAGYLISQFFSPATNKRTDEYGGSIENRARFAVEIIERIKEKCGRNYPVMIRIPGDEFIEGGNTVREMKQIAKILEVAGIAAINVMAGWHESKVPLTTMLVPRGGFAYLAAEIKSVVSVPVIASHRINDPFVAEKILQEGMADMVAMLRALIADPELPKKAMEGRFDEIRYCVACNQGCLDMAFQGQPVTCLVNPIVGRESEFENLRADHPKKVVIVGGGPGGCEAAELLAIKGHKVVLFEETSMLGGQLNLAARSPVAYEFAEVSKYYMNVLPKLGVDLRYNTRADVEEVLAENPDVVIIATGASPLIPKIPGIENAVTAFDILAEKKKAGERVVIIGGGGVGCYVAAKLVNDGKKVTIVEMLPKIGGDLGISTRWTILLYLRERGVEMLTNTKAVEIKSDAVVVEQDGMVKRIPCNTVVVAVGTRSNDGLYDKLRGRVKEIHKIGDCVTPRKALDATREAAELALKI, from the coding sequence ATGAAAATTATGAAGCTCTTTGAGCCGATAGAGTTCAGCGGCATTAAGGTGAAGAACAGGATAGTGATGCCGGCTGTTGAGCTACACTACCACACAATTGAGGGAGGAGTAACAGATAGGCTTCTAAACTTCTATAGGAAGAGAGCTGAAGGTGGGATAGGCTTTGCAATAGTCGGCGTCGCGAAGATAGAGCCTCACTTCTTTGGTGGCATAGCTGCATACGATGATAAGTACATCCCCGACCTCAAGAAGATAGTCGACGTCTTCCACGAGCATGACGTCAAGTGTGCCTTGCAGTTGTGGCATCCTGGGAGGTATGAGGTACCCTTAGACACTAATAGGGTCCCCGTAGCCCCCTCACCCATACCGCCACCGATATTCACTAAGCTCACGCCAAGAGAGCTTACGAAGGGAGAAATTCTTCAGATTGAAGAGGAGTTCGCTGATGCAGCGCTTAGAGCTAAGAAGGCAGGCTTTGATGCTGTTGAGCTCATAGGCTCAGCAGGCTACTTAATATCGCAGTTCTTCAGCCCCGCAACTAACAAGAGGACTGACGAGTATGGTGGGAGCATAGAGAACAGAGCTAGATTCGCGGTTGAGATAATAGAGAGGATAAAGGAGAAGTGCGGCAGGAACTACCCGGTCATGATAAGAATTCCAGGTGATGAGTTCATTGAGGGGGGCAACACGGTTAGAGAGATGAAGCAGATAGCTAAGATTCTTGAGGTTGCTGGTATTGCCGCAATAAACGTAATGGCTGGGTGGCATGAATCGAAGGTGCCCCTCACGACAATGCTTGTCCCCAGAGGTGGCTTTGCCTACCTAGCTGCTGAGATAAAGAGCGTGGTGAGCGTTCCTGTCATAGCTTCTCACCGCATAAACGACCCCTTCGTGGCTGAGAAGATACTTCAGGAGGGCATGGCGGACATGGTAGCGATGTTGAGGGCCCTAATTGCTGACCCGGAGCTGCCAAAGAAGGCTATGGAGGGGAGATTTGATGAGATAAGGTACTGCGTTGCTTGCAACCAAGGGTGCCTCGACATGGCCTTTCAAGGTCAACCAGTCACATGCCTCGTCAACCCAATTGTTGGTAGAGAGTCTGAGTTTGAGAACTTGAGGGCCGATCACCCTAAGAAGGTTGTGATAGTTGGTGGAGGGCCTGGGGGATGTGAAGCTGCAGAGCTATTAGCTATAAAAGGGCACAAAGTTGTGCTCTTTGAAGAAACGAGCATGTTGGGGGGACAATTGAACTTAGCTGCAAGATCTCCCGTCGCCTACGAATTTGCTGAGGTTAGTAAGTACTACATGAACGTCCTTCCAAAGCTCGGCGTCGACTTGAGATACAATACTAGAGCAGATGTGGAGGAAGTGTTAGCTGAGAATCCCGACGTCGTTATCATAGCTACAGGAGCCTCACCCCTAATCCCCAAGATCCCTGGAATTGAGAATGCAGTAACAGCATTTGACATCCTCGCAGAGAAGAAGAAGGCTGGTGAAAGAGTTGTGATAATAGGGGGAGGTGGAGTGGGTTGCTATGTTGCAGCAAAGCTTGTGAATGATGGTAAGAAGGTGACGATAGTGGAGATGCTCCCTAAGATTGGTGGGGACTTAGGTATTTCAACTAGATGGACCATCCTACTTTACCTTAGGGAGAGGGGGGTTGAAATGCTCACTAACACTAAGGCTGTTGAAATCAAATCGGATGCTGTTGTAGTAGAGCAGGATGGGATGGTTAAGAGGATACCATGCAACACAGTGGTCGTTGCCGTCGGAACAAGGTCTAACGATGGCTTGTACGATAAGCTAAGAGGGAGGGTTAAGGAGATCCATAAAATAGGGGATTGTGTTACACCGAGGAAAGCCTTGGACGCTACGAGAGAGGCAGCAGAGTTAGCACTGAAAATCTAG
- a CDS encoding DUF72 domain-containing protein produces MREVYVGTSGWLYDWNVNGTLDWYVRFSGLNAIELNASFYRFPFPSQVTSWAKRGMNLRWAVKVNRLITHIKRLREDSLSTWIKFKRLFESMDRLIDFYLFQLSPNFKKTSENVRRLELYAKETGLESRFAVEFRDESWFNDETTRLCEKLGITIVSIDAPIGTWISKSSDAIYVRMHGRGIWYAYDYSRDELESVAENVALLKPRRVYVFFNNDHWMLNNARLMLNVLVKLMDSH; encoded by the coding sequence ATGAGAGAGGTCTACGTTGGCACTTCTGGGTGGCTTTACGATTGGAATGTTAATGGTACTTTAGACTGGTATGTTAGGTTCTCTGGACTTAACGCCATTGAGCTTAATGCCTCCTTCTACAGATTCCCCTTTCCAAGTCAAGTTACCTCTTGGGCTAAGAGGGGTATGAATCTTAGGTGGGCAGTGAAGGTTAATAGGCTAATAACTCACATTAAGAGGTTAAGGGAGGACTCACTAAGTACTTGGATTAAATTTAAGAGGCTCTTTGAGTCGATGGATAGGCTCATTGACTTCTACCTATTTCAGCTATCACCAAACTTCAAGAAGACTAGCGAGAATGTTAGGAGATTGGAGCTTTACGCTAAGGAGACCGGGTTGGAGTCTAGGTTTGCAGTTGAGTTTAGGGATGAGTCGTGGTTTAATGATGAGACAACTAGGCTTTGCGAGAAGCTAGGCATAACGATAGTCTCCATAGATGCACCGATAGGCACATGGATCTCTAAGAGCAGCGATGCTATATATGTTAGAATGCATGGTCGCGGTATTTGGTATGCCTACGATTACAGTAGGGATGAGCTGGAGAGCGTAGCTGAGAATGTAGCGTTGCTCAAGCCGAGAAGGGTCTACGTATTCTTCAATAATGATCACTGGATGCTCAACAACGCTAGACTCATGTTGAACGTGCTCGTTAAGCTTATGGACAGTCATTAA
- a CDS encoding MBL fold metallo-hydrolase — protein sequence MPITPSTFNGVIAYKSGTLVGDRVPYWAHFYKFKQALFDCGCPNVASEIVESVGEVSAVFITHYHEDHIGAAFRYDRVYAPEKSLNILRNPPEIPQYRKIVWGQPKPFNAIPVRDGDVVLGVKVIETPGHSFDHVCYLIDNYLFSGDLIQSSRQMVVMREENCLQIIDSLRKILKFNWSYAFGGTGIYSREDAEKYLEYLETLRERVNELYSKGKSIEEIVNIVFPSPPPIVMLMEMVSEKEWARENMVRSLINDRS from the coding sequence ATGCCCATAACCCCGTCCACCTTCAATGGCGTGATAGCTTACAAGAGCGGGACCCTCGTAGGAGATAGAGTCCCTTACTGGGCGCACTTTTACAAGTTTAAACAAGCTCTATTTGATTGTGGATGTCCAAATGTTGCATCTGAGATAGTTGAGTCCGTGGGTGAAGTTTCGGCAGTCTTTATAACTCACTACCATGAAGACCACATTGGAGCTGCTTTTAGGTACGATAGGGTCTATGCTCCTGAAAAATCTCTAAACATACTTAGAAATCCTCCTGAAATACCACAATATAGGAAGATCGTCTGGGGGCAGCCGAAACCATTCAATGCTATTCCAGTTAGGGATGGAGATGTAGTGCTTGGAGTTAAGGTTATAGAAACTCCGGGACACAGCTTCGATCACGTATGCTACCTAATCGATAACTACCTATTCTCTGGAGACCTTATACAAAGCTCTAGACAAATGGTCGTTATGAGGGAGGAGAACTGTCTTCAAATAATAGATTCTTTGAGGAAGATTCTAAAGTTTAATTGGAGTTACGCATTCGGTGGAACAGGCATATACAGTAGAGAAGACGCTGAGAAGTACTTAGAGTACCTTGAGACATTGAGGGAAAGAGTAAATGAGCTCTACTCTAAAGGTAAGAGCATAGAAGAGATAGTTAACATAGTCTTTCCAAGTCCACCACCAATAGTCATGTTGATGGAGATGGTCAGCGAGAAGGAATGGGCTAGGGAAAACATGGTTAGAAGCCTAATCAATGATAGGTCTTAA
- a CDS encoding CoA-binding protein, whose translation MGNVTSRFRPLFYPNSVAVVGASDNPSKLSYLYLKNLVEGGYKGSVYPVNPRLEGKEVLGLKFYSDLLDIPGEVDLALIAVGARSVIDVLRRCSDKGVKAAIVFASGFAESGGHEGRVLELEVRKIAEESGMVIVGPNCLGVVNLSIGLSTLLEAIIPREPGNIAFISHSGSLMAGFLTLSSVRGFYVNKAISTGNEAVTTLNDYLEYFIEDPEVNVIAMYVEAIRDGRRFLELCSSTTKSLVALKAGRTSSGRAAARSHTAALAGSVEVWSSVCKQVGIIQARTFNELYDIAVALACPLRPKGKRVGIVSAPGGPAVVAADACEELGLMVPRLSIDSIEKLRSILPPFASTSNPVDMSASVLEDVSVYEGVLDVVCSDPNIDSVIVMPPLMRHLVDVAAMVIDAVERYRKPVIVSWTIPIVPEVEELRRAVRLLGKNLIPNYYMPERAARAVAALWDQTQIEMRKRGRPKVSAQ comes from the coding sequence GTGGGAAACGTTACCAGCAGGTTTAGGCCGCTCTTCTACCCGAACAGCGTAGCGGTCGTTGGGGCTTCCGACAACCCGTCCAAGCTCAGCTACCTCTACTTGAAGAACCTAGTTGAGGGAGGTTACAAGGGCTCAGTATACCCAGTAAACCCTAGGCTTGAAGGCAAGGAGGTATTGGGCTTAAAGTTCTACTCGGACTTGCTCGACATACCAGGTGAAGTGGATTTAGCGCTAATAGCTGTAGGCGCGCGATCAGTCATTGATGTCTTGAGGAGATGCAGCGATAAGGGGGTCAAAGCGGCCATAGTCTTTGCCTCTGGCTTCGCAGAGTCGGGGGGTCATGAAGGGAGGGTGCTTGAACTCGAGGTGCGCAAGATAGCTGAAGAGAGCGGAATGGTCATCGTGGGGCCCAATTGCTTGGGCGTGGTAAACCTCTCAATAGGTCTAAGCACCTTGTTGGAGGCTATCATACCCAGAGAGCCTGGGAATATAGCCTTCATATCCCATAGCGGCTCATTGATGGCCGGCTTCCTCACGCTCTCAAGTGTGAGGGGCTTCTACGTGAACAAGGCGATTAGCACCGGCAACGAGGCCGTGACGACGCTTAACGATTACTTGGAGTACTTCATTGAAGACCCCGAAGTTAACGTGATAGCCATGTACGTGGAGGCCATTAGGGATGGAAGGAGGTTCTTGGAGCTCTGTAGCTCAACCACAAAGTCCTTGGTGGCGCTGAAGGCCGGCAGGACCTCCTCCGGCAGGGCAGCGGCTAGGTCACACACCGCCGCCCTAGCAGGCTCGGTGGAGGTCTGGAGCTCCGTCTGCAAGCAGGTCGGCATAATCCAGGCTAGGACGTTCAACGAGCTCTACGATATAGCTGTTGCCCTTGCCTGCCCCCTTAGGCCTAAGGGCAAAAGAGTTGGGATAGTGTCTGCTCCAGGCGGGCCTGCAGTCGTGGCGGCAGACGCCTGCGAAGAGTTGGGGTTGATGGTCCCGAGGCTATCAATTGATAGCATTGAGAAGCTGAGATCCATTCTACCGCCTTTCGCATCAACTTCAAACCCAGTCGATATGTCGGCCTCAGTCCTAGAGGACGTAAGCGTATATGAGGGGGTCCTGGATGTGGTTTGCTCCGACCCCAACATAGATTCGGTTATAGTGATGCCGCCCTTGATGAGGCACCTCGTCGACGTGGCAGCCATGGTGATCGATGCTGTGGAGCGATATCGAAAGCCAGTGATAGTTTCTTGGACTATACCGATAGTGCCTGAAGTCGAGGAGCTTAGGAGGGCAGTTAGGCTCTTGGGTAAGAACCTCATACCCAACTACTACATGCCAGAGAGGGCTGCTAGAGCCGTAGCCGCCCTATGGGATCAAACCCAGATAGAGATGAGGAAGAGAGGTAGGCCAAAGGTCAGCGCTCAGTAG
- a CDS encoding 4Fe-4S binding protein: MHHSSHIELYEKLREKLNKAPIGLPKTASGVEKEILSVLFNEEEASIALHTPFIRFTPEMLAERTGKSVDYVKKILDEMARKGTVWKGEEEGKVYYRLLPVVVGFAEAPFYPGQGKDPRQEKLAPLWVKYWKEGFLYELGDRRHAIVRAIPWRGTISKQSVILPYDDAERLVRDRDYHAIAYCPCRIISRMVGNGCRRSLEVCLHFGSYAKYLVEHGFARRISVEEAVEVLRKCNREGLVHISERSRGPISTLCNCCGDCCVFFRSAHETKNPSAIAHSNYIANVDPSKCIACGICVTRCPMRAVRVKINKEPASIDVQRCLGCGVCVPTCPVEAIELIKRSEVVEWPDRTTYIQELLADRGKDISGLL; this comes from the coding sequence ATGCACCACTCTAGTCATATTGAATTGTATGAGAAGTTAAGGGAGAAGCTTAACAAGGCACCAATAGGTCTACCGAAGACTGCTAGCGGTGTTGAGAAGGAGATCCTTAGCGTGCTCTTCAATGAGGAGGAGGCTTCGATAGCCTTACACACACCCTTCATTAGGTTCACACCAGAGATGTTGGCGGAGAGGACTGGCAAAAGCGTCGACTACGTGAAGAAGATCTTGGATGAAATGGCTAGGAAGGGGACAGTCTGGAAGGGTGAGGAGGAGGGGAAGGTATACTACAGATTGCTTCCCGTGGTAGTTGGTTTTGCTGAAGCGCCATTCTATCCAGGGCAGGGGAAGGATCCGAGACAGGAGAAGCTTGCTCCTCTATGGGTTAAGTACTGGAAGGAGGGTTTCCTGTATGAGCTTGGTGATAGGAGGCACGCAATCGTTAGGGCGATTCCATGGAGGGGCACCATATCGAAGCAGTCGGTGATCCTACCATACGATGACGCAGAGAGGCTAGTTAGGGATAGAGACTATCATGCTATTGCTTACTGTCCTTGTAGGATAATATCGAGGATGGTCGGTAATGGCTGTAGGCGTAGCCTTGAAGTCTGCTTGCACTTTGGCTCATACGCTAAGTACCTAGTTGAACATGGATTTGCTAGGAGGATAAGCGTGGAGGAGGCTGTAGAGGTCCTTAGGAAGTGTAATAGAGAGGGCTTGGTCCACATATCAGAGAGGAGTAGGGGGCCTATAAGCACTCTCTGCAATTGTTGTGGTGATTGCTGTGTCTTCTTTAGATCTGCTCATGAAACTAAGAATCCAAGCGCTATAGCTCACTCCAATTATATTGCAAATGTTGATCCTTCAAAGTGTATTGCGTGTGGTATCTGTGTGACTCGCTGCCCTATGAGAGCTGTGAGAGTTAAGATCAATAAGGAGCCTGCCAGCATTGACGTTCAGAGATGCTTAGGTTGTGGAGTTTGTGTTCCCACTTGTCCGGTTGAGGCAATAGAGCTGATTAAGAGGAGTGAGGTTGTAGAGTGGCCTGATCGCACGACTTACATCCAAGAGCTCCTTGCAGATAGAGGCAAGGATATTTCAGGATTGCTTTAG
- a CDS encoding MBL fold metallo-hydrolase, which produces MPIKSFTLDGLTVYMCGSLVMSVARYWTYFYKLRDILFDCGPPKLASKIVNAVGEVSAVFVTHHHEDHTGAAHRFNRVYASERSLNVLKRPPKTPLYRRVILGKPRPLDATPVKDRDVVLGVKVIETPGHSFDHVCYLVDDYLFSGDLIHSPGHVTAMKGERCLQTMDSLRRVLRLDWSYALGGTGIYSREDAERYLDYLEALRERVRELYLEGRSIKEIVRMVFPNPSRRAILLEIVSGGEWSRENMVRSLISDWSMRSDN; this is translated from the coding sequence ATGCCTATCAAATCGTTCACCTTGGACGGCTTGACGGTCTACATGTGTGGGAGCCTAGTAATGAGCGTGGCTCGTTACTGGACGTACTTCTACAAGCTTAGAGATATACTGTTCGATTGTGGGCCTCCCAAGCTAGCATCTAAGATCGTTAACGCTGTGGGCGAGGTCTCGGCCGTCTTCGTAACCCACCACCACGAGGACCACACTGGAGCAGCTCATCGATTTAACAGGGTCTACGCCTCGGAGAGGTCCTTGAATGTGCTTAAGAGGCCTCCAAAGACGCCTCTCTACAGGAGGGTGATATTGGGGAAGCCAAGGCCCCTAGATGCCACACCGGTCAAGGACAGGGACGTGGTCTTGGGGGTGAAGGTGATAGAGACGCCTGGGCACAGCTTCGATCACGTGTGCTACCTGGTCGACGATTACCTGTTCTCCGGAGACTTGATACACAGCCCGGGCCACGTCACGGCCATGAAGGGGGAGAGGTGCCTCCAAACGATGGACTCCTTGAGGAGGGTCTTAAGGCTTGACTGGAGCTACGCGCTCGGCGGCACCGGCATATACAGCAGGGAGGACGCTGAGAGGTACCTGGATTACCTAGAGGCGTTGAGGGAGAGGGTTAGAGAGCTCTACTTGGAAGGGAGGAGCATTAAGGAGATAGTCAGGATGGTGTTTCCGAACCCCTCAAGGAGAGCGATACTCTTGGAGATAGTTAGTGGGGGCGAGTGGTCGAGAGAGAACATGGTTAGGAGCTTGATTAGTGACTGGTCAATGCGTTCAGACAATTAA